A part of Candidatus Bathyarchaeota archaeon genomic DNA contains:
- a CDS encoding 2-amino-3,7-dideoxy-D-threo-hept-6-ulosonate synthase: MNVGKTRRLKKIMQKDHRTVIVPMDHGITIGPVAGITNMQTITNQLVAGDADAILVHKGIAKCIDVDGAGLIVMLSAASNLGPNPNGKVQVCSVEEALRLGADAVSVHVNIGAQDEDKMLSNLGKVSEECEHYGLPLLAMMYPRGPKIQNEHDPQVVAHAARIGAELGADIIKTNFTGTIESFRAVTESCPAPVVIAGGPKCKSIEEVLQTTYDALQAGAAGLSIGRNIFQCDNPTRIAKALSAIVHEDVTVEQAKKIFGEKT, from the coding sequence ATGAACGTAGGAAAAACGCGCAGACTCAAAAAAATCATGCAGAAAGACCACCGCACAGTTATAGTGCCCATGGACCACGGCATCACCATCGGACCCGTAGCAGGCATAACTAACATGCAAACCATAACCAACCAGCTTGTCGCAGGCGACGCCGACGCCATTCTTGTCCATAAAGGCATAGCTAAATGCATCGACGTGGACGGCGCAGGCTTAATCGTTATGCTCTCAGCCGCCTCTAACCTCGGCCCCAACCCCAACGGCAAAGTCCAGGTTTGCAGCGTCGAAGAAGCCCTGCGGTTAGGCGCTGACGCCGTTAGCGTACACGTAAACATAGGAGCACAGGACGAAGACAAGATGCTATCTAACCTGGGTAAAGTCAGCGAGGAATGCGAGCACTACGGGTTGCCTCTGCTGGCAATGATGTACCCGAGGGGACCCAAAATCCAAAACGAGCATGACCCCCAAGTGGTGGCTCACGCAGCCCGCATCGGAGCCGAACTGGGAGCAGACATCATCAAAACCAACTTCACTGGCACCATCGAAAGCTTTCGCGCCGTCACAGAAAGCTGCCCAGCCCCCGTAGTTATCGCGGGCGGACCCAAATGCAAATCCATAGAGGAAGTGCTCCAAACCACCTACGACGCATTACAGGCGGGTGCAGCGGGGCTCTCGATTGGACGCAACATATTCCAATGCGACAACCCCACCCGAATCGCCAAAGCCCTCAGCGCCATCGTGCATGAGGATGTGACGGTGGAGCAGGCAAAAAAAATCTTCGGTGAAAAAACTTGA
- a CDS encoding 3-dehydroquinate synthase II, translating into MKELWLEIEAKKKTSMQQLIDQYADAVIEDANVQFLANKTSLSISTPGSEAQIGKADKALRICIKDKATENLTVKAAELGAEYLIISCENWRVIPLENLIARIKGKSKLIAEVQNAEEAKVALETLELGTDGVLLKTIDPDEVLKTVAVVKPEALKLEMATAKISSTKPISTGARVCVDTCDLMVAGEGMLVGSQSAGLFLVEAEVNENPYVASRPFRVNAGSLSMYTLGNLQTTRYLSELKAGDEVILVNREGKTRKANVGRIKIEIRPLILVEAQAADKTIKVILQNAETIRVVTSAGSKPVTELKAGDEVVVHLAARGGRHFGISVPDETVIEK; encoded by the coding sequence TTGAAGGAACTTTGGCTGGAAATAGAGGCAAAAAAGAAGACATCTATGCAGCAGCTCATCGACCAATACGCCGATGCAGTCATCGAAGACGCCAACGTACAGTTTCTGGCAAACAAAACAAGCCTCAGCATATCTACCCCCGGCAGCGAAGCCCAAATCGGAAAAGCCGACAAAGCCCTGCGGATCTGCATAAAAGACAAAGCAACAGAAAACCTGACAGTGAAAGCCGCCGAGCTGGGCGCAGAATACCTTATTATCAGCTGCGAAAACTGGCGGGTTATTCCGCTTGAGAACCTCATCGCCCGAATAAAGGGCAAAAGCAAACTCATCGCCGAAGTCCAAAACGCCGAGGAAGCCAAAGTGGCGCTGGAAACCCTCGAATTGGGCACCGACGGCGTCCTGCTTAAAACCATTGACCCCGACGAAGTCCTCAAAACCGTCGCCGTCGTAAAACCCGAAGCCCTCAAGCTAGAGATGGCAACCGCCAAAATATCGTCAACCAAACCCATCAGCACCGGCGCCCGTGTCTGCGTGGACACCTGCGACTTGATGGTGGCAGGCGAAGGCATGCTGGTAGGCAGCCAAAGCGCAGGGCTCTTTCTGGTAGAGGCGGAAGTCAACGAGAATCCCTATGTGGCGTCGCGCCCCTTCCGCGTCAACGCAGGCTCACTTTCGATGTATACGCTGGGCAACCTGCAGACTACCCGTTACCTCTCCGAGCTTAAAGCCGGCGACGAAGTCATCTTGGTGAACCGCGAGGGCAAAACCCGCAAAGCCAACGTTGGCAGAATCAAAATCGAAATCCGCCCCCTGATCCTCGTCGAGGCGCAGGCGGCAGATAAAACCATAAAGGTGATTCTACAGAACGCCGAAACCATACGCGTCGTCACTTCAGCTGGCTCCAAACCCGTCACGGAGCTTAAGGCAGGCGACGAGGTGGTGGTGCATTTGGCCGCGCGGGGCGGCAGGCACTTCGGCATTTCGGTGCCGGATGAAACGGTGATTGAAAAGTGA
- a CDS encoding type I 3-dehydroquinate dehydratase, with product MTLRICVSILPKTEKEALTLIGQAEQAKADLIEVRLDQLKETQSLSKLTSATKIPLIATNKLQSEGGFFAGTEAQRQQILFAAADSGFEYVDMDFSSSIRDQTVSELKKRGAQPIVSYHKFDGILPVSAMEHILDEQIACGAAVCKIILTAKQVEDNLPVLSFVSFASAKAKLVCFCMGKDGKTSRLLSPVFGGFFTFASLGVGSETAAGQMSISDMRAAYGVLGMKP from the coding sequence GTGACCTTGAGAATCTGCGTTTCGATTCTTCCCAAAACCGAAAAGGAAGCGCTGACCCTAATCGGGCAGGCAGAGCAAGCCAAAGCAGACCTCATCGAAGTCCGCCTTGACCAGCTAAAGGAAACGCAGAGCCTCTCAAAATTGACCTCAGCCACAAAAATCCCTCTCATCGCAACCAACAAACTGCAGAGCGAAGGCGGCTTCTTCGCAGGAACCGAAGCACAGCGCCAGCAAATCCTCTTTGCCGCGGCAGACAGCGGCTTTGAGTATGTGGACATGGATTTCTCCAGCAGCATACGCGACCAAACCGTCTCTGAACTAAAAAAGCGGGGAGCACAACCCATTGTTTCGTACCATAAATTCGACGGCATCCTCCCCGTGTCCGCGATGGAGCATATTTTAGACGAGCAAATCGCCTGCGGAGCTGCAGTCTGCAAAATCATCTTGACCGCCAAGCAGGTTGAAGATAACCTTCCTGTACTGAGCTTTGTATCGTTTGCCTCCGCTAAAGCTAAGCTGGTGTGCTTCTGCATGGGCAAAGACGGCAAAACCTCGCGGTTGCTCTCGCCGGTGTTCGGAGGCTTTTTCACCTTTGCCTCGCTGGGGGTTGGCAGCGAAACCGCTGCGGGCCAGATGAGCATCAGCGATATGCGGGCGGCTTATGGGGTGCTGGGGATGAAGCCATGA
- a CDS encoding shikimate dehydrogenase, whose amino-acid sequence MNISGKTRVCGVIGDPIEHTLSPAMHNAAFGALELDYVFLAFKVKSRGVADAINGARALNIRGLNVTMPHKTNVIAHLDRIDLSAQIVNSVNTILCKEKLLFGFNTDGVGAIRALKENGVELKGRKVLLLGAGGAARAIAYALAKEADELAVLNRTVKQAQEISRLLEKSFNKKIAYGSLSPSDIDENLRDSDVLINATSVGMKPKADETPVPAKLLRRSLAVMDIVYNPLETKLAKDAQAAGAKVVSGVEMLIYQGASSFEIWTGKSAPVEVMRKAALNHLQQRA is encoded by the coding sequence ATGAATATCTCGGGGAAAACGCGGGTATGCGGCGTCATCGGCGACCCCATCGAGCACACTTTAAGCCCCGCTATGCATAACGCCGCTTTTGGGGCGCTGGAGCTGGATTACGTGTTTCTGGCGTTTAAGGTTAAATCCCGAGGCGTAGCCGACGCCATCAACGGCGCCCGAGCCCTAAACATCCGCGGCTTAAACGTCACCATGCCCCATAAAACCAATGTAATCGCGCATTTGGACCGCATAGACCTCTCAGCGCAAATAGTAAACTCCGTTAACACTATTCTTTGCAAAGAAAAGCTTCTCTTCGGATTCAACACCGACGGCGTCGGCGCAATCAGGGCTCTTAAGGAAAACGGGGTGGAGCTTAAGGGCAGAAAGGTGCTGCTGCTGGGCGCCGGCGGAGCAGCCAGAGCTATAGCCTACGCGCTGGCAAAGGAGGCAGATGAGCTTGCAGTGCTTAACCGCACCGTCAAGCAGGCACAGGAGATCTCTAGGCTTCTGGAGAAGTCGTTTAATAAAAAAATCGCGTACGGCTCACTGTCGCCAAGCGACATTGATGAGAACCTGCGGGATTCCGACGTTTTAATTAACGCTACATCGGTGGGTATGAAGCCTAAAGCCGACGAAACCCCCGTGCCAGCGAAGCTGCTGCGGCGAAGCCTCGCCGTTATGGACATCGTCTACAACCCCCTCGAGACAAAGCTCGCCAAAGATGCCCAAGCCGCAGGCGCCAAAGTCGTAAGCGGCGTGGAGATGCTGATTTATCAGGGCGCATCCTCATTTGAAATCTGGACAGGCAAATCCGCCCCCGTTGAAGTTATGAGGAAGGCAGCGCTTAATCACTTACAGCAGAGGGCGTAA
- a CDS encoding shikimate kinase, translating to MSGKASAVAHGAATIVNAIALGKGAAFGVDLWTKAEVKLTSEAGVFEAEIISDPKESTLLIEKTAARVIQHLGLKKSFGAKITTQSNIPIARGLKSSSVAANAVALATAAALDRKIGDLEIVKLGVEAAFEAKVTVTGAFDDACASYFGGAVVTDNKTCTLLNRAALQQDLVVLFHVPPQKAYTINVDVARLATVKPLVEVAFEQATMGRFWQALTLNGLIYSAASCLSSAVAIDALAAGAVAAGLCGKGPATTAVAHKDKVDAVKAALDKFEGEVIVAHPNSEKAKVL from the coding sequence GTGAGCGGTAAAGCATCGGCGGTAGCGCATGGCGCAGCAACAATCGTTAACGCGATTGCGCTGGGTAAGGGCGCAGCGTTCGGCGTGGATTTGTGGACTAAAGCAGAAGTAAAGTTAACCAGTGAAGCAGGCGTGTTTGAGGCAGAAATAATTTCGGATCCCAAAGAGAGCACGCTGCTTATCGAGAAAACAGCTGCAAGAGTCATTCAGCATTTGGGGCTAAAGAAAAGTTTTGGCGCAAAAATCACTACCCAATCTAACATACCCATAGCGCGGGGACTGAAAAGCAGCAGCGTCGCCGCAAACGCAGTCGCTCTGGCAACGGCGGCGGCTCTGGACAGAAAAATAGGCGACCTCGAAATTGTGAAGCTCGGCGTAGAAGCCGCGTTTGAAGCTAAAGTCACAGTCACCGGCGCCTTCGACGATGCCTGCGCCTCCTACTTCGGCGGCGCCGTAGTCACAGATAACAAAACCTGTACGCTGCTCAACAGGGCGGCGCTGCAGCAGGACTTAGTGGTTCTGTTTCATGTGCCACCCCAGAAAGCCTACACCATAAACGTTGATGTTGCGAGGTTGGCCACGGTTAAGCCGCTGGTGGAGGTCGCGTTTGAGCAGGCAACCATGGGCAGGTTCTGGCAGGCGCTCACCCTCAATGGGCTGATTTACTCTGCTGCCTCATGCCTCAGCAGTGCAGTCGCGATAGATGCTTTGGCTGCGGGCGCGGTTGCGGCTGGGCTCTGCGGCAAAGGACCCGCAACAACCGCTGTAGCACACAAAGATAAGGTAGATGCAGTCAAGGCGGCGCTGGATAAGTTTGAGGGCGAAGTCATAGTTGCGCACCCCAACAGCGAAAAAGCCAAGGTGCTATAA
- the aroA gene encoding 3-phosphoshikimate 1-carboxyvinyltransferase, which translates to MDVAIKKSPCLSGEVCAPASKSYTQRMVIAAALSEGTSKITNPLYSEDTEAALRAVTALGAEFRAEDGCWAIKGAQPLLAAEEPVDCGESGATLRFMVPVAALAEGASALLFHGSITRRPIEPLLDCLQDLGAGAHIGKVGELDAVFVDGGGIVGGRTQIAGDVSSQFISGLMFACPLAVAETQITLTSPLESADYVKMTEAVLSRHAITVGLTGDCIAIPAGQTYKAADDTVPGDFSGAAFLLAAAAITTSKVAVCNLNYQAVQGDKAILTILQQMGVEGKVCRGSVEVRGTGNPLKPVDVDAKNIPDLVPAIAALGCYANGTSHISGAKRLRLKESDRLASLYEALSRMGAEIVITEDGLAITGSPLHGAAIDPHNDHRIAMAAAVAAVGAEGQTTISHSECIRKSYPQFFHHLKQLGVKVDVGKLDR; encoded by the coding sequence ATGGATGTCGCCATCAAAAAATCACCATGCCTAAGCGGCGAAGTATGCGCTCCGGCTTCTAAGTCCTACACACAGCGCATGGTGATAGCCGCAGCGTTATCCGAGGGTACCTCAAAAATTACAAATCCACTTTATTCCGAGGACACGGAGGCGGCGCTACGGGCGGTTACGGCGCTGGGCGCCGAGTTTCGGGCGGAAGATGGCTGCTGGGCAATCAAGGGTGCACAGCCGCTTTTAGCCGCTGAGGAACCGGTGGACTGCGGCGAGTCAGGCGCCACGCTGAGGTTTATGGTTCCCGTCGCCGCTTTGGCAGAAGGAGCCTCGGCGTTGCTGTTTCACGGCTCAATCACCCGTCGCCCCATAGAGCCGCTGCTGGATTGCCTCCAAGACCTCGGCGCAGGCGCTCACATCGGCAAAGTCGGCGAGTTGGATGCGGTGTTTGTGGATGGCGGAGGCATCGTGGGGGGCAGAACCCAGATTGCAGGCGACGTCAGTTCCCAATTCATTTCGGGGCTTATGTTTGCGTGTCCCCTTGCCGTGGCGGAAACCCAGATAACGCTTACTTCACCGCTGGAGTCAGCGGACTACGTGAAGATGACTGAGGCGGTGCTTTCTAGACACGCCATCACCGTAGGCTTAACCGGGGACTGCATTGCAATACCCGCCGGCCAAACCTACAAAGCGGCAGACGACACTGTTCCAGGCGACTTCTCTGGCGCCGCATTTCTGTTAGCTGCCGCAGCCATCACAACCTCCAAAGTCGCCGTCTGCAACCTCAACTATCAGGCAGTACAGGGCGACAAAGCCATACTCACCATCCTTCAACAGATGGGAGTGGAGGGTAAGGTTTGCCGGGGCAGCGTCGAAGTCCGGGGCACAGGCAACCCCCTAAAGCCGGTTGATGTGGACGCGAAAAACATCCCTGACCTTGTCCCAGCCATAGCTGCATTGGGATGCTACGCAAACGGCACCTCCCACATATCTGGCGCCAAGCGGCTTCGGCTTAAAGAATCTGATCGGCTCGCCTCACTCTACGAGGCACTTAGCCGTATGGGCGCCGAAATCGTCATAACCGAAGACGGATTAGCCATCACGGGGTCACCGCTACATGGAGCAGCCATCGACCCCCACAACGACCACCGCATAGCCATGGCAGCCGCAGTTGCCGCGGTGGGTGCAGAGGGCCAGACCACCATTTCGCATTCAGAGTGCATCAGAAAGTCTTATCCGCAGTTCTTCCATCATCTAAAGCAGTTAGGAGTAAAAGTCGATGTCGGGAAACTCGATAGGTAA
- the aroC gene encoding chorismate synthase, translating into MSGNSIGKIFTVTSFGESHGAVVGVVVDGCPAGLLLSEADFQEELDRRIPAEPKIVSARVEKDTARILSGVFGGYTTGAPIAVTVENKQTQSSDYDSLKNTPRPSHSDYPASIRYGGFNDYRGGGRFSGRVTVSLIMAGVVAKKLLGRYNIDVLAYTQAIGPVKSHKDFTPAEIRRNRNAAATRCPDLDCAEKMQQAIIAAKEAGDSLGGVVECIALNMPPGVGEPLFDALDADLAKALFCVPAVKGVEFGAGFHATEIRGSENNDAFLVKGGKVVTATGNAGGILGGLSSGMPIVVRVAIKPTPSISKEQKTVDLTSMQDTSISVKGRHDPCVVPKAVPAVEAAVAVTLTDHLIRSGDIPKTLREQ; encoded by the coding sequence ATGTCGGGAAACTCGATAGGTAAAATATTCACTGTAACCAGCTTCGGCGAAAGCCACGGCGCAGTTGTCGGCGTAGTCGTGGATGGTTGCCCAGCGGGGCTGCTGCTTTCCGAAGCAGACTTCCAAGAGGAACTCGATAGGCGCATACCTGCGGAACCCAAAATTGTTTCTGCCCGAGTTGAGAAGGACACCGCCAGAATCCTCAGCGGTGTCTTTGGCGGCTACACCACGGGTGCACCCATAGCGGTCACAGTGGAAAACAAGCAGACTCAATCAAGCGACTACGACTCCCTCAAAAATACGCCCCGACCCAGTCACTCCGATTACCCGGCCAGCATCCGCTATGGAGGCTTCAACGATTACCGAGGAGGAGGACGCTTCAGCGGAAGAGTCACGGTTTCGCTGATTATGGCAGGCGTAGTCGCTAAGAAACTGTTGGGCAGATACAACATCGACGTGCTCGCTTACACCCAAGCCATCGGCCCCGTCAAGAGCCACAAAGACTTCACACCGGCAGAAATCCGGCGGAACCGCAACGCCGCAGCCACACGCTGCCCGGATTTGGATTGCGCTGAGAAAATGCAGCAAGCCATCATCGCGGCTAAGGAAGCAGGAGACAGCCTTGGTGGAGTCGTCGAATGCATAGCGCTTAATATGCCCCCCGGAGTAGGGGAACCGCTGTTTGATGCGTTGGATGCGGATTTGGCGAAGGCACTGTTCTGTGTACCCGCGGTGAAGGGCGTTGAGTTCGGCGCTGGCTTTCACGCCACGGAGATAAGGGGCTCCGAGAATAACGATGCTTTTTTGGTTAAAGGCGGCAAAGTGGTGACAGCAACCGGGAACGCAGGCGGCATACTTGGCGGCTTATCCAGCGGCATGCCGATTGTGGTACGCGTAGCCATCAAACCCACACCCTCTATCAGTAAGGAGCAGAAAACAGTTGATTTGACTTCGATGCAAGACACCAGCATAAGCGTCAAGGGCAGACATGACCCCTGCGTAGTACCTAAAGCGGTGCCAGCAGTTGAAGCCGCAGTCGCAGTCACCTTAACGGATCACCTGATACGTTCAGGCGATATCCCAAAAACCCTAAGGGAGCAATAA
- a CDS encoding chorismate mutase, whose product MSEITDLREKIDAVDDQILRDILLRVKICRAIGELKKQQGKPVHDIHRETEVFQRVRERAELLKLDPDRIERIYHEIVNMCSTVQH is encoded by the coding sequence ATGAGTGAAATAACAGATTTAAGAGAAAAAATCGATGCAGTCGACGACCAAATTCTACGAGATATCTTGTTGCGCGTGAAAATCTGCCGGGCCATCGGCGAATTGAAGAAGCAACAGGGCAAACCAGTCCATGACATCCATCGGGAAACCGAGGTTTTCCAGCGTGTCCGCGAAAGAGCGGAGCTTCTAAAGCTTGACCCCGATAGAATTGAGCGCATTTACCACGAAATAGTTAATATGTGCAGCACCGTTCAACACTGA
- a CDS encoding pyridoxal phosphate-dependent aminotransferase, with amino-acid sequence MLYEINEKALKLESEGKKIIRLNLGDPDMATPPEIVEAAYASMKAGNTKYSSSYGELRLRQKIAQVHGVKPENVVITPGSKWAIFSTMFLMLKGGGNVIIPTPYWTAYDLIAKSFGANVKLLRTEMETGWKVDLDKLEGLIDGETKMIILNNPTNPTSKVMDSQTLDGIVEVANRKGVTVLSDEVYGAIAFKKTKSILDYGTDTSHILSNGFSKTFTMTGWRVGYIVANKAFVDKVTKLNQITFNNVPVFIQDAALKGLELHAQIASGIKAKYKQRADLASRKLGAAGFEFTEPEAPFYVFPRKKGLDGTKFTLDLLDSGVAVAPGSSFGDYPEHFRISLTAPNDQIEAGLDKICEAAQ; translated from the coding sequence ATGCTCTATGAAATAAACGAGAAAGCCTTGAAACTTGAAAGTGAAGGAAAAAAGATAATTCGCTTAAACCTCGGCGACCCAGACATGGCTACGCCCCCTGAAATCGTGGAAGCAGCCTACGCATCGATGAAGGCAGGCAACACCAAATACTCTTCCTCATATGGCGAGCTGCGGCTGCGGCAGAAAATCGCCCAGGTACACGGCGTCAAACCCGAAAACGTCGTCATCACCCCCGGCTCGAAATGGGCAATCTTCTCCACTATGTTTCTAATGTTGAAGGGCGGCGGCAACGTGATTATCCCTACTCCTTACTGGACAGCCTACGACTTAATCGCCAAGAGCTTCGGCGCCAACGTCAAGTTGCTGCGCACCGAAATGGAGACCGGCTGGAAAGTTGACCTCGATAAGCTTGAGGGCTTAATCGACGGCGAAACAAAGATGATCATACTCAACAACCCCACTAACCCCACCAGCAAAGTCATGGATAGCCAGACCCTTGACGGCATCGTTGAAGTCGCAAACAGAAAAGGCGTAACCGTCCTCTCCGACGAAGTTTACGGCGCCATCGCGTTTAAGAAAACCAAAAGCATCCTTGACTACGGCACCGACACATCCCACATCCTCTCTAACGGCTTTAGCAAAACCTTCACGATGACGGGATGGCGCGTCGGCTACATAGTCGCCAACAAAGCCTTCGTCGACAAAGTCACCAAACTCAACCAAATCACCTTCAACAACGTACCCGTCTTCATCCAGGACGCGGCGCTCAAGGGCCTAGAGTTGCATGCGCAAATCGCCAGCGGCATCAAAGCCAAATACAAGCAACGCGCCGACCTTGCAAGCAGAAAACTTGGGGCTGCAGGCTTCGAATTCACCGAGCCAGAAGCACCCTTCTACGTGTTCCCCCGCAAGAAGGGACTGGACGGCACAAAATTCACTCTTGACCTCCTCGACAGCGGCGTCGCTGTGGCTCCCGGCTCAAGCTTCGGCGATTACCCTGAGCATTTCCGCATCAGCTTAACCGCGCCAAACGACCAAATCGAGGCTGGTTTAGATAAAATATGCGAGGCAGCCCAATGA
- a CDS encoding prephenate dehydrogenase/arogenate dehydrogenase family protein, translated as MRTAVLGAGKMGVWFAKWCRDNGDVVVVADRKPEKLAKLKDELGVEVADFPAAVKGADRVLICVSISSFEEIVKKIASSIHRGQPVMDICSIKEYPVEIMHRYLKDALVLGTHPVFGPGSSGVAHKAFVLTPTGPQEEAYAEEFKRWLEKQQAHVFVMPPKKHDELMAVVLGFPHFLGLAACETLLEQPAYGESKQLAGTTYRMLFTLAEATALETPDLYANIQTKLAGVDKIEERFIANAEGWLELMKKKDSAAIIERMGKLRAKLEKADGDYGKSYEVMYKMLQSTEE; from the coding sequence ATGAGAACCGCGGTGCTTGGCGCGGGAAAAATGGGTGTTTGGTTCGCGAAGTGGTGTAGGGACAACGGCGACGTAGTTGTGGTTGCCGACCGAAAACCAGAGAAGCTGGCAAAGCTGAAAGACGAGTTGGGCGTCGAAGTTGCCGATTTCCCAGCCGCAGTTAAGGGCGCTGACCGAGTCCTCATCTGCGTATCCATCTCTTCTTTTGAGGAAATCGTCAAGAAAATCGCGTCGTCCATTCATAGGGGGCAGCCAGTTATGGATATCTGCTCCATCAAAGAATACCCCGTGGAAATAATGCACCGCTACCTCAAGGATGCCCTGGTGCTTGGGACACACCCCGTTTTTGGCCCCGGCAGCAGCGGCGTAGCCCACAAAGCCTTCGTGCTTACCCCGACAGGTCCCCAAGAAGAAGCCTACGCTGAGGAATTTAAGAGGTGGCTGGAGAAACAGCAAGCCCACGTCTTTGTTATGCCCCCCAAAAAGCATGATGAATTAATGGCGGTTGTTTTGGGGTTCCCGCATTTTTTGGGGTTAGCTGCCTGCGAAACCCTCCTTGAGCAGCCCGCCTACGGGGAATCCAAGCAGCTTGCAGGCACCACTTACCGCATGCTCTTCACTTTGGCGGAGGCCACAGCGCTGGAGACTCCGGATCTCTACGCTAATATCCAGACTAAGCTTGCGGGAGTGGATAAAATCGAGGAGCGCTTCATCGCCAACGCCGAGGGGTGGCTTGAGCTTATGAAAAAGAAGGATTCCGCCGCCATAATCGAGCGCATGGGCAAGCTCCGAGCTAAACTCGAGAAAGCCGACGGTGACTACGGTAAAAGTTATGAAGTTATGTATAAGATGCTTCAATCAACTGAGGAATAA
- a CDS encoding gamma-glutamyl-gamma-aminobutyrate hydrolase family protein (Members of this family of hydrolases with an active site Cys residue belong to MEROPS family C26.), giving the protein MTKTLLVNCYLDGNKINPLADALNKFTVCKIVPYTKIEKDYQVGVDMAAVVISGSEARITNPKDKAKFDGVEALIEGCEVPLLGICFGHQLMCRTFGAQTATLPQPVLDRFEQVNIVQTGDILSRFRRGQSVPLAEYHNDYVVKSSLDDAGLNLIADSHSCEVEAVKHKGKLFFGVQFHPERIAIGNETHPEGHRILDNFYANNVKRLGI; this is encoded by the coding sequence ATGACTAAAACCCTGCTTGTAAACTGCTACCTTGACGGCAACAAAATCAACCCCTTAGCCGACGCCCTAAACAAGTTCACTGTCTGCAAAATCGTGCCCTACACCAAAATCGAGAAGGACTACCAAGTCGGCGTTGACATGGCAGCGGTGGTTATCAGCGGCTCAGAAGCCCGAATCACAAACCCCAAGGATAAAGCCAAATTCGACGGTGTAGAGGCCCTTATTGAGGGCTGCGAGGTGCCGCTGCTTGGCATCTGCTTTGGCCACCAGCTAATGTGCCGCACGTTTGGGGCGCAAACCGCCACGTTGCCCCAGCCAGTTCTTGACCGCTTCGAGCAAGTCAACATCGTCCAGACAGGCGATATCTTATCGAGGTTCCGCAGAGGCCAAAGCGTTCCCCTCGCCGAGTACCATAACGACTACGTCGTCAAAAGCAGCCTGGATGATGCAGGGCTAAATTTGATTGCGGATTCCCATAGCTGCGAAGTCGAAGCCGTCAAACACAAAGGCAAGCTGTTCTTCGGCGTTCAGTTCCACCCCGAACGCATCGCAATCGGAAACGAAACGCATCCTGAGGGGCACCGAATTCTTGACAACTTTTACGCCAACAACGTCAAGCGCCTAGGCATCTAA
- a CDS encoding HEPN domain-containing protein yields the protein MKKIGFLTKLHKEGKLQLVSPSDAIKESYLSKSESNLISAKILLDNQRLEEAVGLAYYSMYNMLTALLFQVGIKCENHTAAILLLKSVFDLEDRDISFVRKERIDKQYYVDFNITRDDAQYVIETAEDYNRCLFDFIAKMNSEKIRCYREQFLSLI from the coding sequence ATGAAAAAAATCGGTTTTTTGACTAAGCTCCACAAAGAAGGCAAGTTGCAGCTTGTCTCACCAAGTGACGCCATTAAAGAGTCATATCTGTCAAAATCGGAGAGTAATCTTATCTCCGCAAAGATTCTGTTGGATAACCAGCGGTTGGAAGAAGCAGTCGGTTTAGCCTACTACAGTATGTATAACATGCTGACTGCACTACTGTTTCAAGTCGGTATAAAATGCGAAAACCACACCGCAGCAATATTGCTGTTAAAATCGGTCTTTGACTTAGAGGACAGGGATATTTCGTTTGTGAGAAAAGAGAGAATTGACAAGCAATACTACGTTGATTTCAACATAACAAGAGATGACGCCCAATACGTGATAGAGACCGCGGAAGACTATAACAGGTGCCTTTTTGATTTTATAGCAAAGATGAATAGCGAGAAAATTCGATGCTACAGAGAGCAGTTTCTGAGTTTAATATAA